A part of Clostridia bacterium genomic DNA contains:
- a CDS encoding zinc-binding dehydrogenase → MRAAMIMGKEKIEVTQVHDPEPNGKQVIIKTKLAGVTGYDTTLWGLGDITGETVPGHEIVGTVADAGPRDDLKEGDRVTVLPLAACLECDFCKSGQENLCYKNRNTPGKSKLAQGTFSEYFEARPEFVKKIPDKFSDFEALMLSPAATAYHMVREMGVRPGWKVLISGGGVMGALVAMWCKFFGAKYIAMFEKNKTRALNVMDYGEVTKVLDPEDPEIIDILLSDSRGLNAHFECSGNARFLNTGILTLRRNSTIATLAMYNKSAPINFFMLGTKLIRIRPFNAHTPADFDEVVRLVTENPRKLNLKRYYSASVGLGDLQRVFEELKSDDHKYEKVVVNKF, encoded by the coding sequence ATGCGCGCAGCTATGATAATGGGCAAGGAAAAAATCGAAGTGACTCAGGTACACGACCCCGAGCCGAACGGCAAACAGGTTATAATAAAAACAAAGCTGGCCGGTGTAACGGGATATGATACTACGCTTTGGGGATTGGGCGATATAACGGGCGAAACTGTGCCGGGCCACGAGATCGTGGGAACGGTAGCGGACGCCGGCCCGCGCGATGATTTAAAAGAAGGCGACAGGGTGACCGTTTTGCCGCTTGCCGCCTGTCTTGAGTGCGATTTCTGCAAAAGCGGGCAGGAAAACCTCTGCTATAAAAACCGCAACACCCCCGGAAAGAGCAAGCTTGCACAAGGCACCTTTTCGGAGTATTTCGAGGCTCGCCCCGAATTTGTAAAAAAGATACCGGACAAGTTTTCCGATTTTGAGGCGCTTATGCTTTCGCCTGCGGCTACGGCGTATCATATGGTGCGCGAGATGGGCGTTCGGCCCGGCTGGAAGGTGCTCATAAGCGGAGGCGGCGTCATGGGCGCTCTCGTCGCCATGTGGTGCAAATTCTTCGGCGCGAAATACATTGCCATGTTTGAGAAGAACAAAACTCGCGCTTTGAATGTAATGGATTACGGAGAGGTAACGAAGGTGCTTGACCCCGAAGATCCCGAAATAATCGATATACTCCTTTCGGATTCGCGCGGCCTAAACGCTCATTTTGAATGCTCCGGCAACGCAAGATTTTTGAACACCGGCATTCTAACGCTCAGGCGCAATTCGACTATCGCTACCCTTGCCATGTATAATAAGAGCGCGCCGATAAACTTTTTTATGCTGGGTACTAAGCTTATCCGTATCCGCCCGTTCAACGCGCATACTCCGGCCGATTTCGATGAAGTGGTGCGCCTTGTTACTGAAAATCCGAGGAAGCTAAACTTAAAGAGATATTATTCGGCGTCAGTTGGCTTGGGCGACCTTCAGCGCGTATTTGAAGAGCTTAAAAGCGACGACCATAAGTATGAGAAGGTAGTTGTAAACAAGTTTTAA